Proteins from one Primulina huaijiensis isolate GDHJ02 chromosome 18, ASM1229523v2, whole genome shotgun sequence genomic window:
- the LOC140963769 gene encoding GDSL esterase/lipase At1g33811-like, which produces MHTQYELLEQNMEKLSGLWLVLNLWCLTVISSQSIDQVPQVPCFFIFGDSLVDNGNNNQILTLARSNYDPYGIDFSQGATGRFTNGRTFVDILAQLLGFPNYIPPNSRTMGREILRGVNYASGASGIRDETGNNLGDHMSMTQQIGSFARTVQQMIRFFRGDVAAAGNYLNKCIFYSGLGSNDYLNNYFMTDYYSTSSNYTPSAYAAALIQDYSKQLTELYNLGARKVAVASVGNIGCIPYHLARYNGNDSKCNEEINRAVELFDVGLKNLVDRFNNGQLRGAKFVYLDSSQASQELILNAKSYGFEVFDKGCCGVGKNNGQITCLPLQTPCDDRGKYIFWDAFHPTENVNILLAKNAYSSKSKSFAYPINIQQLAML; this is translated from the exons atgcatacaCAATATGAATTATTAGAACAAAATATGGAAAAGTTGAGTGGTTTGTGGCTTGTTCTGAATTTGTGGTGTTTAACAGTAATTTCTTCACAGTCTATCGATCAAGTTCCCCAAGTGCCTTGCTTCTTCATATTCGGCGATTCCTTGGTCGACAACGGCAATAACAACCAGATACTCACTCTTGCCCGATCAAATTACGATCCTTATGGCATTGATTTCTCGCAAGGCGCCACCGGACGCTTCACCAATGGCCGTACTTTCGTCGATATCTTAG CTCAACTGTTGGGTTTTCCAAACTACATCCCACCAAACTCCAGGACCATGGGCCGAGAAATACTTCGAGGAGTAAATTATGCGTCAGGAGCTTCCGGGATTCGCGACGAAACTGGAAATAATTTG GGTGATCACATGTCAATGACCCAACAAATTGGTAGCTTTGCTAGGACTGTGCAGCAGATGATTAGGTTCTTTCGAGGAGATGTTGCTGCAGCAGGAAACTATCTTAACAAGTGCATATTTTACTCCGGACTGGGAAGCAACGACTATCTCAACAATTATTTTATGACCGACTACTATTCCACGAGTTCAAACTACACCCCTAGTGCTTATGCAGCTGCTCTCATTCAAGATTATTCGAAACAGTTAACG GAATTATACAACTTGGGAGCGCGAAAAGTGGCAGTGGCATCAGTTGGAAATATAGGATGCATACCGTACCATCTAGCGCGATACAATGGCAATGACAGCAAGTGTAATGAAGAAATCAACAGGGCTGTTGAACTCTTTGATGTCGGTCTTAAGAACTTGGTCGATAGGTTCAACAATGGCCAGCTTCGAGGGGCAAAGTTCGTTTACCTGGATTCATCTCAAGCCAGCCAAGAGTTGATTCTGAACGCAAAATCTTATG GGTTCGAAGTGTTTGACAAGGGTTGTTGTGGAGTGGGAAAAAACAATGGCCAGATAACATGCCTTCCTCTTCAAACGCCATGCGATGATCGCGGTAAGTACATTTTCTGGGATGCATTTCATCCCACCGAAAACGTCAACATTTTGCTCGCCAAGAACGCTTACAGTTCCAAGTCTAAATCATTTGCTTATCCGATTAATATACAGCAGTTAGCCATGCTTTAA